The region CGATAATAAGCCAATCCGCAGGAGCAGCCCCCTCCAGCCGCTGCACCGTCTCCATAGCATCGGTCCGCCAATCCACCTGAAGCCAGAATGCGGCGTACGACGGATCATCCGGCGGCGGCAGCAACTCCACCGCATAGCCCTGGCCTCTGATATAGTCGGCCAGATTCCCCGGCAGCTCACGGCAAATGAACGTGATCTGCCCGCCTCTGGCGGCAAGCCCGCCTGCAAGTGTCAGGCAGCGCATGATATGGCCCGTGCCCATAGAATACGAGGAATCGGCCCGAATCCATATATTCATTCGATTAGCTGCTGTGCTTACCATGCGGTCCAGCCTCCGTCAACAGAGATATTCTCACCTGTAACATAGCTTGAGGCGGCGGAAGCCAGGAATACCATCACTCCCTTCAAATCTTCAGGAGTGCCGATCCTGCCCAGCGGATTCTTCCTTTCCAGCTGCCGGATGAACTGCGGATCGGCAGCTTGAACCGCTGCATTAGGAAAGGGCCCGGGCGATACCGTATTCGCTCTGATTCCATGTTGCCCGAAGTGGCAGGCAATGTAACGGGTAAACTGGCCTATCGCTGCTTTACCGGCTCCGTAATTAGCGGGATTATCCATCCCGCTGTCTCCGTAGACCTCCGGGTTAGGCGAGACCAGCCCGTACATCGAGGAGACGTTAATGATGGAGCCTCTCTTTTGCTCAACCATATAGGGCAGGACCGCTTTGACACATCTGAAGGTTCCATTGATCGTCCCGTCCAGCCCGGTCAGCCACTGCTCTTCACTCATGTCCGCCAGCTTGGCCGCTGAACTGAACGCAGCATTATTGACTAAGATATCTATGGTACCGGCCGCTTCAGCGATGCTCTGAATACATTCTCTGACTGATGCTTCCTGCCGGATATCCATCGCCTTGCCGAAGCAGGCTGCTCCGGTGGTGCGGGCAATGGCCTCCGCAGCCTCCTTGCAGCGCTGCCCGTTCGAGCTGACCAGATAGACTGCCGCGCCTGCCTCAGCCAGCCCCTCCGCTATGGCAGTGCCCAGATAACCGGCACCTCCGGTCACCACCGCTGCCTTGCCTTGCAGATTAAATAATTCTTGAAGAGTATGCATCTTGTTAATTCCACCTCCTGGGGTCAATGATCTCTACAGGAATATCCGCAAAGGATTCACCAAGCGTCTGTCTCACCGCCCGGCTTAGAGGAGGCAATGCCATCATCCGCAGATTCTCCTGCACCTGCTCCACCGTCTCGCAGCCAATCACCAGCCCGGATATCCCCGGAAGATCCCTTACATAGAGGAAACACAGCTCTTTAACCGGTATCCCGGTTTCCTTGCTGTATCTGATTAATCGTAACAACGGCTGCTCCGCTTGCTTCAGCCCAGCCGGAAGCTGCTCCGGTGCCATCAGCAGCAGGCCTTGCAGATAGACGCTGCGGACGAAGATTTCTGTTCCCTTCCGGGCGAGCTGCTCCAGCATTCCATTAACGAGCCATCTCTGATCCAGGACATTCAGCGGAATTTGAATGCTGTCCAGCCCCTCCAAGCGCATAAAATCCGCAACATCCTCCGCATCATACACAGATACACCGATTCTGCGGATTAATTGCTGCCGCTTCAGCTCCTGCAGCACTCGCAGAATTTCGCCGCCCTGGTAAGTCATATCGAGCGGATCATGCAAGAGACAAGCGTCCAGCGCAGAACACTTCAGCCGGTCCAGGGAAGCATGCACGGAAGAGGTGACGAACCTCCTCCGCGCTTCCTCCGTGTGCAGCCGCAGCCGCTGGACGGAAGGGAGCTTCGTCACAATCTGCGGCCGGCTCTGCGGATCTGCACCTTCCAGGCAATCTCCGATGATAGACTCACTGTCCCCGTATCCCGGCGCGGTATCCAAATAACCGATCCCTGAGGAGAGGGCATATCGGAGCAGTTCGTTCCTCTGTTGCACAGAGGAGTTCGCAGCTGCATTCGCAATCCCGTAATTTCCGCCCAGCTGGGCCGTCCCCAGCACAAGGCCCGCTTTGTTTATCATCATCCGATGCCTCGCTAACGTTATAATTTCTTGTTCAGGGTGGTTGCTGCATTCAGCTCCTTGACCAGCTCCGTATCATCCCGCCATTTCACACGAATGCCCCGGTTGTGCTCGGCCACCTCAGGGTGTTCCTGAAGGAATGCCTTCAATTCTTCGAAGAATAGCGGTCTTGCCCCCACATCCAGTGCCTGATAGACCGTCTCGAACAGCTCCAGATCCTGAATCTCATCCATGGTCAACCGCCACTCAGGATGCACCCACTCCCCAGGAAGATCCACTGCATTGATCTTGAAGAGATGCGGATTGTTGAAAAAGTAAAAGGACAGATATTCCGCATGCGTAAGCGGATTGGAATAGTGCAGCAGCCTTCTCAGCGCTTCAACGGTAAAAACATCCCCGACCGTCCCCATGGTCGACTCCTTGGCGTAGGTGAAGTCTGCACCGCTTGCCAGATGCCGGTCTATCAGAAGCTGAAGCATCTCCGGGGAAATAGCCGGATTGTCGCCGGTCACCCGGACCACGATATCCGCCTGGGCCGCTTCTGCCACGCTCAGCATTCTTGCAGCCACATTGTCCGGGTCGCCGGTGACCACCTTCACCTGATCGTTCAGGGTGAACGCCGTAAGCGGCTGGTCGTCCGGCAGATCCGAGGTGGCCAGCACCACCTCATAGCCGCCCGGCACAGCCAGACAATTCATCAGGCATCTTTCGATGGCCGCAATACCGTGAATCTCGCGCAGCGCCTTGCGGCGGAGCCGGGTGGATTTCAATCTGCAGATGACAGCAATGCAGATTTTGGGTGCTTTTACCTTCCCGGGCGTGAGGGGTGTGTTCGCAGGAATGGCTGAGGTGGCAATCATAGGAAATGGTATGGAAGCCTTGCTTGCCATGAGGGCATCCGGCATAGATGAACGTTTATAGCATATGTTCTCAGGCGTGATCATTTCACCCGGGCGCAGCTCTCTGCGGGAGACGATCCTCAGAGAGGAATCCTCCAGATACCTTCTTTCCGATTCGTTAATTTCGAGACTGCCCTGTACACACTCTGCCCGGCGCAGCTTCTCCACCATCCGCCCGAATTCCTCCGGCTCAAGCGCGGAATAATAATCAATGCCTTTCTCCGCACGGTTCAAGGTAATGTGCTTCTCAATGACACTGGCCCCCAGCAGATAGGCATAGACCGGAAGATCAACCGCCATTTCATGATCAGCATCCTCATGGTCTGCGAAGCCCACCTCCAGCTGATAGGTCTGCTTGAGATGGGCGATGCGGCTCAGATTGGAATCCTCTGTCCGGGTCGGATAGCCCTGGAAGCCGTGCATAAGCACGATTGGACCTTTGAAATGGCTGCGGATGTAGGATAATTGGGAGTCCATCTCTTCCTCCAGCCATCCGCTTACGCCGATGAGTAAGGGCTTATTGAACCTGTGCAGGGCTAGAGTCAAGGGCAGCGACTGGAGTACGGTTGTGGGTAATTTCAAGCCGTCTACCTGCGATTCAAGCTCCGCGAGCAGCCCGACACTCCATTCATCATAGAGATCTACCCAGACCTCCAGCCCCTCAGCCTTGGCAAGCTGGACAGCCTCCGCCCATTGCTGCTTGCCGATGAACAAATCGATATACGTCTGATAATGGATGAAATCCGGCACCGCCAGGCTGTCGTAATGGAACCATTGAAATTTCACCCCGTCAGCGCCGCTGCGTGCGGCTGCGAGGATCAGCTCCCGCAGCCGGCGGGGGTCGCCCCAATGGGCATTGGCAATTTCGGCAATCACCTTCACTTTGCCCACATTAATCCCCTCCCTTCTCTATTTTTATTTGGAGTAGTGGCGGATCACCTTCTTGACCGCTGCGACCACATCCATCACATCTTCAGCTTCCATGCCCGCATATAGCGGGAGTGTAATGAATTCCTCATAGCAGCTTTCAGCGACCGGACAGATTCCCTTGCGGAACCCCAAGCTTTCGTAGTACGGGTGCAGATAGGCAGGGATGTAGTGGACGTTTACGCCGATGTTCTCCTTTTGCAGCGCCTGAAAGACCGTCTTCCTGGTAGCCGTCAGCTTGGAGAGCTGAAGTCTGACAATGAACAGATGCCAGCTCGACTCCGACTCTGGAAGCTGGTGCGGAAGAATGAGCTCCTCGGTGGCGCTCAGCTCTTGCAGATACAAGGCGGCAAGCTGCTTGCGCTTCTCGATGAAGCTCCCGATTCTGCGTAACTGGGAGATGCCAAGTGAAGTCTGTATATCTGTGATCCGGTAGTTGTAGCCGAGGAACTGCATCTCATAATACCAGGGTCCGTGATTCTCCCTTAACTTGCGCTCATCCCTGGTGATGCCGTGGGTGCGGAACTGCAGCAGCTTCTCGTAATACACCGGGTTATTTGTAGTGATCATTCCGCCTTCTCCCGTTGTTATATGCTTTACTGGATGAAAGCTGAACATAGTCATGTCCCCGATCGCCCCAATGCTTGTATTCTTATATCTCGCACCAAGCGCATGGGCGGCATCCTCAATCACGATCAAATTATGCTCCCTTGCAATCTGCAGGATCTCATCAAGCTGTGCCGGCTGACCCGTGAAATGGACGGGAATAATCGCTTTCGTTCTAGCAGTAATTCTCTCCCTGATCCGCTGCGGATCAAGATTATATGTCCGCGGATCGATATCGGCGAATACCGGTACGCCCCCCTGATACAGCACACAGTTCGCAGTAGCGGCAAACGTCATGGGAGTCGTAATCACCTCATCTCCTTCGCCGATCCCGGCGGCATAACAGGCCCCGTGCAGTGCCGCAGTTCCGCTGGAGAAGGCCACCGCATATTTTGCCCCGGTAAACGCTGCGATCTCTGCTTCGAATTGCTCAATGGCCGGGCCGCTGGTCAAATAATCACTTTGCAGCACCTTGACCACGGACTCAATATCCTCGTCATCGA is a window of Paenibacillus sp. FSL H3-0469 DNA encoding:
- a CDS encoding SDR family oxidoreductase, which encodes MHTLQELFNLQGKAAVVTGGAGYLGTAIAEGLAEAGAAVYLVSSNGQRCKEAAEAIARTTGAACFGKAMDIRQEASVRECIQSIAEAAGTIDILVNNAAFSSAAKLADMSEEQWLTGLDGTINGTFRCVKAVLPYMVEQKRGSIINVSSMYGLVSPNPEVYGDSGMDNPANYGAGKAAIGQFTRYIACHFGQHGIRANTVSPGPFPNAAVQAADPQFIRQLERKNPLGRIGTPEDLKGVMVFLASAASSYVTGENISVDGGWTAW
- the pseC gene encoding UDP-4-amino-4,6-dideoxy-N-acetyl-beta-L-altrosamine transaminase, producing MSKSKLAIDGGKPVRAHYLPYGRQMIDDEDIESVVKVLQSDYLTSGPAIEQFEAEIAAFTGAKYAVAFSSGTAALHGACYAAGIGEGDEVITTPMTFAATANCVLYQGGVPVFADIDPRTYNLDPQRIRERITARTKAIIPVHFTGQPAQLDEILQIAREHNLIVIEDAAHALGARYKNTSIGAIGDMTMFSFHPVKHITTGEGGMITTNNPVYYEKLLQFRTHGITRDERKLRENHGPWYYEMQFLGYNYRITDIQTSLGISQLRRIGSFIEKRKQLAALYLQELSATEELILPHQLPESESSWHLFIVRLQLSKLTATRKTVFQALQKENIGVNVHYIPAYLHPYYESLGFRKGICPVAESCYEEFITLPLYAGMEAEDVMDVVAAVKKVIRHYSK
- a CDS encoding aldo/keto reductase, coding for MMINKAGLVLGTAQLGGNYGIANAAANSSVQQRNELLRYALSSGIGYLDTAPGYGDSESIIGDCLEGADPQSRPQIVTKLPSVQRLRLHTEEARRRFVTSSVHASLDRLKCSALDACLLHDPLDMTYQGGEILRVLQELKRQQLIRRIGVSVYDAEDVADFMRLEGLDSIQIPLNVLDQRWLVNGMLEQLARKGTEIFVRSVYLQGLLLMAPEQLPAGLKQAEQPLLRLIRYSKETGIPVKELCFLYVRDLPGISGLVIGCETVEQVQENLRMMALPPLSRAVRQTLGESFADIPVEIIDPRRWN
- a CDS encoding N-acetylneuraminate synthase family protein, giving the protein MGKVKVIAEIANAHWGDPRRLRELILAAARSGADGVKFQWFHYDSLAVPDFIHYQTYIDLFIGKQQWAEAVQLAKAEGLEVWVDLYDEWSVGLLAELESQVDGLKLPTTVLQSLPLTLALHRFNKPLLIGVSGWLEEEMDSQLSYIRSHFKGPIVLMHGFQGYPTRTEDSNLSRIAHLKQTYQLEVGFADHEDADHEMAVDLPVYAYLLGASVIEKHITLNRAEKGIDYYSALEPEEFGRMVEKLRRAECVQGSLEINESERRYLEDSSLRIVSRRELRPGEMITPENICYKRSSMPDALMASKASIPFPMIATSAIPANTPLTPGKVKAPKICIAVICRLKSTRLRRKALREIHGIAAIERCLMNCLAVPGGYEVVLATSDLPDDQPLTAFTLNDQVKVVTGDPDNVAARMLSVAEAAQADIVVRVTGDNPAISPEMLQLLIDRHLASGADFTYAKESTMGTVGDVFTVEALRRLLHYSNPLTHAEYLSFYFFNNPHLFKINAVDLPGEWVHPEWRLTMDEIQDLELFETVYQALDVGARPLFFEELKAFLQEHPEVAEHNRGIRVKWRDDTELVKELNAATTLNKKL